The region TCTATGGGAAAAACGCAGCCTGAACACAAATCAGGACTTGAATAGGGTTCACCTGTCCTGCGTCCTGACTTCCGTCCATTCTGCGTCTTTCCCATAGACAGAATAGGCGGAATTTGTGGGTCTGGACCCTAACAGCAAAAGCCGCCGAACAAAAGTTCGGCAGCTCTGTTATCTGTCGATAAGTGGCTGACTGAGAGCCACTTTCTCGTGAGGACCTTAGCTGGCGGGGCCGTCATCAAAGGCCACTTCGTCAACCAGCTCACTGGCCCGCTTGCGAAGCTTGGCAATCTCGTTGAGTGTCAGCTCGTCTGCTTTCAGCTCGCCCCAGCTTTTCACGCGCTCTGAAGCACCAACGCCCGCCTTGACCGGATATTCGAAATTGGCCTCGGCATAGATTTTCTGTGCTTCGTCAGAGGACAGGTATTCCATGAATTTCACGGCCGCATCACGGTTCGGCGCATGTTTCGCCATGGCCATGCCGGAAATATTCACATGGCTGCCACGATCCTCAGAATTCGGGAAGACGATACGAACGGAATCCGCCCAGTCCTTCTGTTCCGGGTCTTTGTCGTTCGTCTGCATCTTGCCCATGTAATAGGTGTTGCCGATAGCTACATCGCATTCACCGGAATAGATGCCCTTGACCTGCGCCCGGTCATTGCCGGATGGCTTGCGGGCCAGATTGCTCTTGAAGCCTTCCAGCCATTCCTTGGCGGCCGCTTCACCCTTATGGGCAATCATGGAGGCGATCAGGCTGATATTGTATGGATGCTGACCGGAACGGATGCAGATCTTGCCGTTCCATTTCGGGTCCGCCAGCTCTTCATAGGTCAGCGCTGTATCGGTGACGCGGTCTTTCGACACATAGGTGATACGGGCTCGGGTTGTGAGGCCGAACCAGTGACCTTCGCTGTCACGATAGGCAGCCGGCACGTTGGCGCTGATGACGTCGGATGTCACAGACTGGGTAACGCCAAGAGCCCGAGCGCCGTCAAGACGACCGATGTCAACGGTCATGATGACGTCAGCAGGGGAGTTGGCCCCTTCAGCTTTGATCCGCTCGCCGAGACCTTTCTTGGCGAACACCACATTGACCTTGATCCCGGTCTTCTCGGTAAAGGCTGAGGTGAGCGGTTCCAGAAGGAACGGCTGACGATAGGAGTAAACGTTCACTTCTTCAGAAAACGCGGATGTGGTGGTCGCACACACGGAGAGAAGCGCTGCACCGGCCAGAAGGCGAGCTGAAACTGTCATGGCACCTACCTTAATGAGCGAGGTCAAATACTCGCTAGTCAAGTTTGATTATCATCGCTCTTGCGAACGATACGCAATGGCAATAAATGTATCCTGACATTTAATGTCAACAAAAAACCGTGTGACTGCAGAAGTTTAGAATCGTTCTAGTTTATCTGTAGTTTCAAATAGTTATAAACAGGGGCGCAAGATATTGATGCGTCCTGAGTGCAGGTCGACATCTTGTGGTGTCATGGATGGGTGGCATGATCGTTTGTTCGTGTAATGTGTTTGGCGATCGGGATATTCTGCAGGCTGCAGACCGAATCGAATATGATGGCCGAAAGCTCACAGCTCTTGCCGTTTATGCCGAGCTCGGATGCCGTCCGCGATGCGGATGCTGTCGTTTGATGATCGAGTCTGTGTTGATGGGAGCAGGGCATAACGTCGCACTGCCGGACCCTGAAAAAAGCGATGAGCTGCATATCCGCCGGACAATCCCCGGTTCTTCCACGCTCAGCTACGTGCAGGATATGAAACGGGCTGCTGCCGGATAGGTGGATAAGTTTTTTAGAATTATTCTAAACTGTTGCGATCTGTCTCGCCCTTTGATAGCGTAGAAGCAGTACTAAAACCAAATTGCTTGGAGCGCTGTTATGAAGGGTGAACCTAAAGTCATTGACTATCTCAACAAGGCCCTGCGTCATGAACTGACTGCAGTCAGCCAGTACTGGCTGCATTATCGCCTGCTTGATGACTGGGGCATGAAGCGCCTCGCATCCAAAGAGCGTGAAGAGTCCATTGAAGAGATGGAACATGCAGACAAGCTGATCGAGCGCATCATTTTCCTTGAAGGTCATCCGAACCTGCAGCAGCTTGACCCGCTGATGATCGGCCAGGACGTCAAGGAAATCCTCGAATGCGACCTGAAGGCTGAATATTCTGCCCGCGCTCTCTACAAGGAAGCCCGTGACGTCTGCCGCGAAGAAGGCGACTACGTCTCCATGGAACTGTTTGAAGGCCTGATGAAGGACGAGGAAGGTCACATCGATTTCATCGAGACCCAGCTCGATCTGCTCGACAAGACCGGCCTGCAGAACTACATCCAGCTCAACGCTGTTCCGGCCAACGAAGCCGAATAAGACCGGCTGTAAGCTGCTCTTTTCAAGATTGTCAAACCCGCCCTTGTGGCGGGTTTTCTTATGAAAGATCTTTTAAGGGCGCTCAAGCCAGTCAGTTGCGGTACCGGTTTCCGGTCTGAAATAGGCAATCATCCGGCCATCGGCTGATGCCTTTGCCTCCGGTTGCCAGGGCGCCACGCCGTGAATGGCAAGACGGTGAATAACAGTCATCTCGCCAGGCCTGACAGGCAGCTCCCTGCGCTTGCAGATGTCGAAAACCTTGCGGCGCGTGGCCTGATAGATATCGGTCAGGTCCACATCCGGCCAATCCTCCGGTGGTGTATCGGCCAGATAGGCGCGAAAGGCGTCGCGAATGAGCTCATGGGATCCTTCCCAGACCACAAA is a window of Coralliovum pocilloporae DNA encoding:
- a CDS encoding Fe(3+) ABC transporter substrate-binding protein, which translates into the protein MTVSARLLAGAALLSVCATTTSAFSEEVNVYSYRQPFLLEPLTSAFTEKTGIKVNVVFAKKGLGERIKAEGANSPADVIMTVDIGRLDGARALGVTQSVTSDVISANVPAAYRDSEGHWFGLTTRARITYVSKDRVTDTALTYEELADPKWNGKICIRSGQHPYNISLIASMIAHKGEAAAKEWLEGFKSNLARKPSGNDRAQVKGIYSGECDVAIGNTYYMGKMQTNDKDPEQKDWADSVRIVFPNSEDRGSHVNISGMAMAKHAPNRDAAVKFMEYLSSDEAQKIYAEANFEYPVKAGVGASERVKSWGELKADELTLNEIAKLRKRASELVDEVAFDDGPAS
- a CDS encoding (2Fe-2S)-binding protein, translating into MIVCSCNVFGDRDILQAADRIEYDGRKLTALAVYAELGCRPRCGCCRLMIESVLMGAGHNVALPDPEKSDELHIRRTIPGSSTLSYVQDMKRAAAG
- the bfr gene encoding bacterioferritin; the protein is MKGEPKVIDYLNKALRHELTAVSQYWLHYRLLDDWGMKRLASKEREESIEEMEHADKLIERIIFLEGHPNLQQLDPLMIGQDVKEILECDLKAEYSARALYKEARDVCREEGDYVSMELFEGLMKDEEGHIDFIETQLDLLDKTGLQNYIQLNAVPANEAE